One genomic window of uncultured delta proteobacterium includes the following:
- the pstB gene encoding high-affinity phosphate transport protein (ABC superfamily, atp_bind) (Evidence 2b : Function of strongly homologous gene; Product type t : transporter), translating into MTTNTKLRARNIDFYYGRHQALHGINLDFAENKVTALIGPSGCGKSTFLRCLNRMNDLIPGARAEGEILLDGEDINTGQTDVVSLRRKVGMVFQKPNPFPKTIFENVAYGLRVTGETKASVIEDKVEESLRRAAIFEEIKDRLHASALGLSGGQQQRLCIARALAVEPEVLLMDEPASALDPIATQKIEESVHELKSQLTIIIVTHNMQQAARISDRTAFFYMGKLIEEDATDTMFTRPSLKQTEDYITGRFG; encoded by the coding sequence ATGACGACAAACACAAAACTGCGGGCGCGGAACATCGACTTTTACTACGGCCGGCACCAGGCGCTCCACGGAATCAACCTGGATTTCGCGGAAAACAAGGTCACCGCGCTCATCGGCCCTTCCGGCTGCGGCAAAAGCACGTTTCTGCGCTGCCTGAACAGGATGAACGACCTTATCCCCGGCGCGCGGGCCGAGGGGGAAATCCTGCTCGACGGCGAAGACATCAACACAGGGCAGACGGACGTCGTTTCCCTGCGGCGCAAGGTCGGCATGGTGTTCCAGAAGCCGAACCCCTTCCCCAAGACGATTTTTGAAAACGTGGCCTACGGGCTGCGCGTCACCGGGGAAACCAAAGCCTCGGTGATCGAGGACAAGGTGGAGGAATCCCTGCGCCGGGCGGCCATTTTCGAGGAAATCAAGGACCGGCTGCACGCCTCTGCCCTCGGGCTTTCCGGCGGGCAGCAGCAGCGCCTCTGCATCGCCCGCGCGCTCGCGGTGGAGCCGGAGGTGCTGCTCATGGACGAGCCGGCCAGCGCGCTCGACCCCATAGCCACGCAGAAAATTGAGGAAAGCGTGCATGAGCTCAAAAGCCAGCTCACGATCATCATCGTGACGCACAACATGCAGCAGGCGGCCAGAATCTCCGACCGGACCGCGTTTTTCTACATGGGCAAACTCATTGAAGAGGACGCCACGGACACCATGTTCACGCGGCCTTCGCTGAAACAAACGGAAGATTACATCACAGGGAGGTTCGGCTGA